The following proteins come from a genomic window of Sebastes fasciatus isolate fSebFas1 chromosome 6, fSebFas1.pri, whole genome shotgun sequence:
- the slc6a4b gene encoding solute carrier family 6 member 4b: protein MPQQDSAVMAGSLTRQGSPNPGYSANNQGPVVVPVTPAITQTDSRDKWSKKMDFLLSVIGFAVDLGNVWRFPYVCYQNGGGAFLIPYILMAIFGGVPLFYMELALGQFHRTGAISIWKHICPIFKGIGYAICIIALYVSFYYNTIIAWALFYFYSSFSTILPWTNCDNVWNTPDCTNYFGNDNVTWTNSSRSPAEEFYTRNVLEMHKSSGLKNVGGVRWQLMLCLFLIFTIVYFSLWKGVKTSGKVVWVTATLPYIVLFILLIRGATLPGAWRGVVFYLKPQWGKLLETSVWVDAAAQIFFSLGPGFGVLLALSSYNPFTNNCYRDAIVTSLVNCLTSFVSGFVIFTVLGYMAEMRKVEVEDVAKDKGPSLLFITYPEAIANMVGSTFFAIIFFVMMITLGLDSTFGGLEAIITAVLDEYPDHFSQRRELFVLGLVVVCFLGSLSTLTNGGAYVVKLLEEFGVGSSIIAVGFLEVIAVSWFYGIKRFSSDVESMLGKSPGLFWKVCWVAISPAFLAYIIVSSLLKTPPLTLFDYKYPDWSITVGYLIGFSSFMWIPIYMVYKLVWTPGSLKQRLAVCLRPERTIPDIHADSLSMATVP from the exons ATGCCCCAACAGGACTCAGCAGTCATGGCCGGTAGTCTGACCCGCCAAGGATCCCCTAACCCGGGCTACAGCGCCAACAACCAGGGCCCTGTGGTGGTCCCAGTAACACCGGCCATCACACAGACAGACTCCAGGGAcaaatggagcaaaaaaatgGATTTTCTGTTGTCTGTCATTGGTTTTGCAGTGGACCTGGGAAATGTTTGGAGATTTCCTTATGTATGTTATCAAAACGGTGGGG GTGCTTTCCTTATTCCCTACATTTTGATGGCCATCTTTGGTGGTGTGCCGCTCTTCTACATGGAGCTGGCACTGGGACAGTTCCACAGAACTGGAGCCATATCCATATGGAAACACATATGTCCCATTTTCAAAG GTATAGGATATGCCATCTGTATCATCGCCCTGTATGTGTCCTTCTACTACAACACCATCATCGCCTGGGCcctcttctacttctactcctcttTCTCCACCATCTTGCCTTGGACAAACTGCGACAATGTGTGGAACACCCCTGACTGCACCAACTATTTTGGGAATGACAACGTCACCTGGACGAATTCCTCCAGGTCTCCGGCAGAGGAATTTTACAC GAGGAATGTTCTTGAGATGCACAAGTCATCAGGGCTCAAAAACGTCGGGGGTGTTCGCTGGCAGTTGATGCTCTgcctttttctcattttcaccATCGTATACTTCAGCCTCTGGAAGGGCGTGAAGACTTCAGGGAAG GTAGTGTGGGTGACCGCCACCTTGCCCTACATTGTGCTATTCATCCTGCTAATTCGAGGCGCCACTCTGCCAGGAGCTTGGAGAGGTGTGGTGTTTTACCTGAAACCCCAGTGGGGGAAGCTGCTGGAGACCAGT GTGTGGGTGGATGCCGCTGCTCAGATATTCTTCTCTCTGGGGCCCGGGTTCGGGGTGCTTCTGGCTCTCTCCAGCTACAACCCTTTCACAAATAACTGCTACCG TGACGCCATTGTGACCAGTTTGGTAAACTGTCTGACCAGCTTTGTGTCAGGGTTCGTGATCTTCACGGTGCTGGGCTACATGGCAGAGATGAggaaggtggaggtggaggatgtAGCCAAGGATAAAG GACCAAGTTTACTCTTCATCACATACCCAGAAGCCATTGCAAACATGGTGGGCTCAACCTTTTTTGCAATCATCTTTTTTGTGATGATGATCACGCTGGGATTGGACAGCACG tttggcGGGCTGGAGGCGATCATCACTGCTGTGTTGGATGAATACCCAGATCATTTCTCTCAAAGACGAGAACTTTTTGTTCTGGGCTTGGTAGTTGTCTGCTTTTTGGGCTCTCTAAGCACCCTTACAAAT GGTGGTGCCTATGTGGTGAAGCTGCTTGAGGAATTCGGAGTAGGATCCTCCATCATTGCTGTGGGTTTCCTTGAGGTCATTGCGGTTTCCTGGTTCTACG GTATCAAAAGGTTTAGCAGTGATGTTGAGTCCATGCTCGGCAAATCTCCGGGATTATTCTGGAAGGTGTGCTGGGTTGCCATCAGTCCAGCGTTTCTAGCG TATATTATAGTGAGCTCCCTGCTGAAAACACCGCCCCTAACGCTGTTCGACTATAAGTACCCTGACTGGAGCATCACAGTGGGATACCTCATTGGCTTCTCGTCCTTTATGTGGATCCCCATCTACATGGTCTACAAGCTGGTGTGGACCCCCGGATCTCTCAAACAG AGGTTGGCGGTGTGTCtcagaccagagaggaccatACCAGACATCCACGCTGACAGCCTCAGCATGGCTACCGTGCCGTAG